ACTTCTCCTGAATTTCAAAAGTTTGTTCAAACATTTCAGAATTTTGTATAAGAATTCCGTATTTGGAGAATATATATGAATTAGCCTCAACTAATTACCTGATCTATGGGCATAAACAACCGTCTCCCCGTTCCAATTGGCACCGGCAACTTCAGCCATGAGTTCAACATCAGTAACTCGGACAGAACCAGTAAGGGTACCAGGAGATTCATCATGGATGCGGGTTTTCTTCTGAATCTTGCACCATCCAGCACCTTGGCAGTTGAACACACCAACTACTCCAGAGTATTTGTTTACATTCCATACTTTGAGCAAGCTGCAATATAAATTTTCTACATGAGTATTTCTGTACTATGTTCCTAATATATAGTTGGTTAAGAAGATGATAATGGAGAAAGAGCAAACCTTTTCCCATCTCTAGCTGGATCAACAAAGAGACAATCACGGGTGGGTCTACCAGGTAGCTGGGCACGGAGAACTGATCCATCAGGGAGGACCAGTTTCTTCAAAAGTTCAAAGTTGTGATGGCCAGGCTTATCACTATTAAAAACAAGACAATTTAAGATTCACATTAAAAAACCTTGTTATATTTCCCTTATAACAATGACTTCATTATTTTCATGGAAAGGCCAAAAAGTTCATGCTAATATTACCTAACATAAATTGGACATCCACCAATTGCGCGAGCTGCACCATGATAATCTGCTGCTGGGTGTAGACTCTGCAAAAAAAGATTCTTTGATCAATATTGCAAGTGGATGATGACAATGTCAAAGTAAATGGATTAGCAAGATGCCATTTAAAAGGAGCAACATATAACTCTACccatttgctttgaaaaaaataaaattattggtTAACTTAAAGCCTTCATCAAATACAAGattaatgatatgatataataTTAGTGAAAATACACTCATTTCTAGAGCTATGAGAAATGACCtcatttcataattttattaatatccCCTTGTCAATATCAGCTCAAacataaaatgatttatttctaCTTACATGGAACATATCCCAGTCAGGTTGCATAAATTCTCCGAGGAAGAGGGAGTTGTAAGCCACAGAGGAAATATGGATGGTATGGGAAGCAGGGTCCCGAGGGTAAAAGTCATCAGAAGCTCTCACCACAGCAGTCTGCTTGGCACTGTACATCCCATCAGTGTTGTGACACATGCAAGCAATGCATCCATTGTCAGGGAAGTTTCGAGCAATTGAGGCCTCAAGGGCTTGGTTGTAGATACTTGTGAGAGAAACTCTGCCACCATGGCCAGCACCCAGAGTCTCAATAATGTTTTGCACATCAACTTTTACTCCATCTACTCCACATGATGCCAGGTAAGCATGAAGCTCATTGTAGAAGTTGAAAACCTTCTTTGGATGCACCAGACCCAGGCCGTGAACAGCCAGACTGTCCATGACTATGTCTGGTTGGTTGCCTAGTACACCAGGGGACTGCACTGGATATGCGAGAGCAGTGTCATAGTGTTCCATACCATCGGCTGCTGGCTTCACTCCACCCCAATAACCAGCTAGAGCATGCCACACATACACATATCTGTGCCAACAAATAATAGAAATGGAACTTTATGAGTAAAATACCCTATTTCCTAGGAAATCCTTTCCCTTTTCCAAAGAAATATAAGCAGAATTTAATCTCACTATATTGTCTTGCAACCAAAGCAATTAAAATGTTTGCCTTCCTATTCTTGAATGCGAGACACTATAGAGTAGTATACTTCATGTTTTTTTGATTATTTCCTCCTTCCCAACACAGATTCTGTTCTAAATTCCCCATATAGGAATAGCCACTTGCAATTTAACTCTGATCGTTCAGAGAGGTAAGTTTTTGGTGAGTGAAAATGAATCTATTTTTGGTGAGTGACCATCATGTGTAAAGAGATCCACAGAacgtataaaaaaaattactgctACAAATTTAACCAATGCAGCTAAGATTGTAGCAAATAGATACTGTACATGACAACGTCATATAGGAGAAAAGTGATTCACACACGATTTACAACAATGGAAATAGAATATGAAAAGAGAAATCAAAAGATCAACTTCGACCACTTACTTCACGTCGTGATGTTGCTTGGCTCCATCTACAACTTGCTTCAAGCCTGAGAGCTGTTCATCATTCTTGCtattcttttgaaatttttcattctctttgATTCCTGTCAGCCTACTTGCAAACCTGCAATCAATAAATTAGCCAATGAATCATTAACAACTGCTTGAGAACATCACATGAGGGGGGTAAAAAAGAGAGTTAAGACACTCTGGATAGTTGGTAACTTCTTAACATTTCTAATTTTTGTTCTAACATGAAGTAGACATTATGGTAATTCGTTTTACCAGGAGAAAACTTAATTATAATGATGAGCTGTCCTTTGAAGTTCTACAGAAAATTAATACTGCATATAGCACTTCATTTCGAAAAGGGCGTGTATTTGAGAGGGAGAGATCTTACTGTGCTCCTTCTTGCACAACAGCATCAGCATCCTTGGGTTTACTTTCAATCTGCTGCCAACCATCATCTATAATTAGGAATTTTGGAGGTGTCCCTCCCTTGGATAAGCTGCAATTGTTCCAGAATACAACTCAGTGACTttatattctataattattgtttttatttctcaaaaacaaGTGTTGAAAAGAAGTTAGTTCCTAAGTGATTAATAACCTTTTAAGGCCTTCCTCAACGCCCTCAGCTGTGACATCTGTATAGAAAGCATCCCATGTGCACCAGCCAAACCAGTCAACGAAAGAAGGCAACTGCATACAACCAGCAGAAGAGTATCATGAGATTCATTCAGAGATTCCTTATTATTAAGGGATCAACTTgctttttttatcaaacatatattttatttttcaataatttatgcACATCTTaagttttacaaaaaaaacaaatagagatGTTGTCACCTTTTTCTTCTCACGATGATGGAAAGTTTGCCTATGTTTTTCTACAGCCCTGTTTAAAGAATAGCAATTAAGGAGTCGTTACTCATTCTCCAGAAAGTAGAACGCAAACGCATTATCTTTAATCTAAGATCCTTGTAATAATGTCAAATTCAGAAAAAAGCTGAAGAAAATCGTTCAAGGGAGGTGAAGGACTCACTTTACAGCCTGGTTGATTACTACGAAAGGATTGGTTCCAGCATGCATGTAGACAAGGTGAAGGCCTTGATTTGTCTCAACAGCATTATCTCCTGCAAAACCAATTCAGACACCACAAAAAACAAGTCGTTTTGGATCTTTCGAACTCGACCCTTCTCTATTTTTTCCATCCCCAAATACAATAAATTGATTCATGTGAACCATAGAGTCATTCAGTGGTCTCTCCAGCCTGATTGTGTTTGCATTAATGACAGCTCCACCCCACATACGAATGTTTACTCTTCTTCATTATTGGCAGACGGGATGGGACTCAATACAGGGAAGATATGGGCCTAAAATAATGGTATGACGGGGAAGATGTGTAGTGCCTACACGGTTACACCAGATACTTTTTTGATGGCCATGATCTACTACTCACCACTGTCGAGGCAAATCTCAATCTCATTCTCGTCGTTGCCTTGCAGAACAGCACGGAACGGGCCTTCAAGGAGAGGGAGGAAGACAGTGTAGATGGTTGGGCCGTCATCTTGATTGTCTCCTTCAGTGTTATCTTTGCTCTCTACGAGCATGAATTGAGTCTCCAGAGGAACTTCTCCCCCAGATGTCCCCATTCTTTGAGTCATCCACCACAGCTTGAACCGGAAACAACACATGAATCGAAGTCCCCTGTTACAAAATCATTGTCAAAATTATGATGTTTGTTTCTTTGAGTCACCAATCAAACAAGAAACCCAGAAATTTTCTAAATTCCATAAGAAACACATTTAAAACTAGAAAACTAAAACTGTGGAtcgaaataaaaaaatagttattaacCAATCGATTCTAATATTAGAACCTATAATTTAGAGaagataaatgaaaacaaagaataGAGACTCAGAGAATTAAGGTGGCACACATCAAAGTCTAGTCCGCACATCAAAGTATTTTCATGgctaaatttattatttgtaaCTCTTTAACTCTTGAGTTCTTTGTCTATTGAGTTATTGTAACTCCCCTTATTCCTACAGCTGCAATTCATattaatttcaattcaaaatatgGTGCATGCTAGCAGAGTTGGCTGCAAATATGCAGATATTTCCACAGAATTCATGGGTGCATGACAGTAAAATTACCAAAAGAATTAGAACTTACTCTAAAACACCCATGGGGAACACATGGAGGCTTTTGCTATCGGAAGCCGTGGCACCAATGAAGGCACCAGCGACAAGCCCCAAACCTGATCCCGGCGTCAGCACAATGTTATCAGGCACTCCAGTCAGTATAGTCTTCCCCTGAACCACAAGGTTCCCGTCGTTGATGGAGATCCCCGGTGTGACCGTCATTTTTGAGCTCCTAAAAGTTCTGTCGCACAATTTAAAACATCCTCAATGAACCAAACAACATATATACGCATAGAAACAAAAGTTAGAAACCAAATTTACTCTTTTAACATCAAAGCACAGTAACCATATAAGAGACGGGAAATTGTTGAAGAGGGATTTTTGAGATTCCCGCGTAAACTTTGTCTGTACATTCGGATAATTGCCACGTGGCTTCCCCCGAGGGACCCACCTAATGCCATCTTGAACATTTCCAACTAGAGACgtgatattaatattattttctctgtttttttctctttgttcgATTTTTGCGTAGATTTATCAATTTTTCGAAGCCCTGTATGtggaaattaaattattaattatatccTTTTATTTATGTCGGTGCTAGTTCGGTAATTATACAAAGTTCAGGCGGTTTCACGAAAAATAGCAAAATCGAAGGAAAAGGGACTTGGAACAGAGCATAGGTGGACCACACCACAGCGTTCTTTTTCGACTTTCATCTTTAACTTTAACTGGCAAAGCGGAACAATTTTTGtatagaaaatgacaaaaaaaatatttaaaaatccACTGAGAAGTGCAGGAAAAGATGTAAGGAAAAAGTTTCAAACTGTTCACGATTAAGAAAATccatttttcaataataatgaACGAGCTGattttagatatatatatatattttttgtttgttttgttctttttagcAAGTTCTAGGGATAGAAACAGCAGTGACGATCGAAATTTGAAGAATGAAATTTACGGAGTCCTGCTAAATTAAAGAATTTCAATTTTCCAGCATAGATCAGCGAGGATCGTCGTGATCTGCGAACAAATCGGAAGTATTTGAGGGGATATTGTTCATGAAATTAAAGTCATTAAAGAAGGTTAATCACCACCAGAACGTGTAGATCTACGCGCGTTCCTGAAGCAAAGGCCACCTATTCATTCACCTCCTCAACGCTTCAAAGTTCAAATTCCTTGGCAATTAAACGAGAGCAGAAGCTCAACGTAGTCATGCATAGTCCAAAGAAAACCTCAGAAAACCAGAATTCCCGAGGATTTAATCTCGTTTCTCACACAAACGCACCTCGGAATCAACGAAATAGTTCGAAAATTACCGGTCACCGCAGGAGTCACAGCAAGAACAAGAGTATTGAAAGccaaaaattattcaaaaattgACTAGAGAGGCCCTCTAAAAC
Above is a genomic segment from Corylus avellana chromosome ca9, CavTom2PMs-1.0 containing:
- the LOC132191369 gene encoding probable galactinol--sucrose galactosyltransferase 2, whose translation is MTVTPGISINDGNLVVQGKTILTGVPDNIVLTPGSGLGLVAGAFIGATASDSKSLHVFPMGVLEGLRFMCCFRFKLWWMTQRMGTSGGEVPLETQFMLVESKDNTEGDNQDDGPTIYTVFLPLLEGPFRAVLQGNDENEIEICLDSGDNAVETNQGLHLVYMHAGTNPFVVINQAVKAVEKHRQTFHHREKKKLPSFVDWFGWCTWDAFYTDVTAEGVEEGLKSLSKGGTPPKFLIIDDGWQQIESKPKDADAVVQEGAQFASRLTGIKENEKFQKNSKNDEQLSGLKQVVDGAKQHHDVKYVYVWHALAGYWGGVKPAADGMEHYDTALAYPVQSPGVLGNQPDIVMDSLAVHGLGLVHPKKVFNFYNELHAYLASCGVDGVKVDVQNIIETLGAGHGGRVSLTSIYNQALEASIARNFPDNGCIACMCHNTDGMYSAKQTAVVRASDDFYPRDPASHTIHISSVAYNSLFLGEFMQPDWDMFHSLHPAADYHGAARAIGGCPIYVSDKPGHHNFELLKKLVLPDGSVLRAQLPGRPTRDCLFVDPARDGKSLLKVWNVNKYSGVVGVFNCQGAGWCKIQKKTRIHDESPGTLTGSVRVTDVELMAEVAGANWNGETVVYAHRSGEVVRLPNGASVPLTLKVLEYELFHFCPLREITSSISFAPIGLLDMFNTGCAVEQVEVHMASDRKSELFDGEVSSELTTSLGEDRSPTATIALKVRGCGRFGAYSSQRPLKCRVGNAETEFNYDSATGLVAFNIPVPEEEMYRWPLEIQV